In a genomic window of Rhopalosiphum maidis isolate BTI-1 chromosome 4, ASM367621v3, whole genome shotgun sequence:
- the LOC113549018 gene encoding uncharacterized protein LOC113549018 translates to MKRLFIIFVLIYLNVHDRQCMIPSNILEVDTFDVPSPYEFLWITTMSYCNVYYLTYNMFIRVGVPVKKPNYSNDDIAAFLIPDNIDDWSDETVLDLPYKFLKLREASQIIESFVFEIKEYQNVTGAEDKITGLKIWESVEDNFVNFMNNIYILSNQVNQVIYELNIEQQTVYTTDSSTMMYLYLDIFDQMVDIMSESIVPYQNAFNFLEKYNSKNNEEKNIKQELKNENNLNSQEYTRVKLVEVYDLYIKALRIFYNSIEIQFSGLHFITWYDLNSSKSIFDYKASQLLTYIIKLKEYVQEAYKYNKATIPKLTSKIHEQQ, encoded by the exons atgaaaagattatttattatatttgttttaatttatcttaat GTTCATGACCGACAATGTATGATACCTAGTAATATTCTTGAAGTCGATACTTTTGATGTACCGTCACCTTACGAGTTTTTATGGATAACAACTATGTCatattgtaatgtttattatttgacttataatatgtttattcgaGTTGGAGTGCCagtaaaaaaaccaaattattcTAATGATGATATAGCGGCTTTTCTTATACCTGATAATATTGATGATTGGTCAGACGAAACAGTCTTAGACTTgccatacaaatttttaaaattgagggAAGCTTCTCAAATTATCGaaagttttgtttttgaaattaaggAATATCAAAATGTTACAGGAGCTGAAGATAAAATAACAGGATTAAAAATATGGGAGTCAGTTGAAGATAATTTTGTCAATTTCatgaacaatatttacattttatcaaatcaAGTGAATCAAGTGATATATGAATTGAATATTGAGCAACAAACCGTATATACCACGGACTCTTCAACTATGATGTACTTATACTTAGATATTTTTGATCAAATGGTTGATATAATGTCAGAAAGCATTGTACCATATCAAAATGCATTTAACTtccttgaaaaatataattcaaaaaataatgaagaa aaaaatattaagcaaGAAttgaaaaacgaaaataatctaaattcaCAAGAATATACTCGAGTAAAGTTGGTTGAAGTAtatgatttgtatataaaagcattaagaatattttacaattcgattgaaatacaattttctggattacattttataacatggTATGACTTAAATTCATCAAAgagtatttttgattataaagcATCACaacttttaacatatattataaaattaaaagaatatgTTCAAGAagcgtataaatataataaggcaACTATACCAAAATTAACATCAAAAATTCATGA acaacaatga